The Planctellipticum variicoloris DNA window AGGACGACAAAATCGCCGACGACACGCTGCGCTACGTCAAGGCGTACTTCCCCAAGTTCCTGAAGGAAGAGAAGAGCGGCGGGATCTTTCGTCTGACGCCCGGTCGGAAAGGTCCTCTCAGCGGAGCCTTCCTGACGATCAATCCGCTGCTGAAGCCGAGCGACGTGCTGCAGCGGAAGCCCGACCCCGAAGTTCTGGCGTTGAACTCCGGAATCGACAATGCGCTGGTCAGCCTCAAGAAACCGTACACGGTCAAAGTCGCGACGTTCTCGGGACGCTCGGTCACGCCGCTCGGCAACAGCATGTTCGCCAGCAACGAAGAACGCTTCGACGCAAAACTGGCCAAGCCCCGCGACGCCGATTCCTACGACCTGAACCGGGCCGGCGAGGACGCCACCCAACTGGCCCACGCACTCCGCGCCCGGCAGTTCGAAGCCTACGTCTACCACGACCGCTTTCAATCGATCGTGACCGTCGGGGGCTTCGATTCGCCGGATGATCCGCAGATCCGCCGCATCGCCGCGCAGCTCGGAGCCAAACCCGGCACGGACCCCGCGACCGGCAATGAAGGCATGATCGCCGAAGTCCTGACGCTCAAGCTTGCCGACGGACGACAGCAGGCATGGATCTTCGATCCGCAACCCCAGCTCATGGCCACCCCCCGCGTGAGATAACCGCTGCGCCCCCCTTCGCTGCAGTGGTTTGCCCGCCCGTCGCGCCCCCCTCGACGGGCGGGTCTTTTTTGCCGCCGGACGCGGCACGGGTGCCGACTCAGAGATGGGTTGGGCGTGGATGCCCCGTTCGGCGGCGTTGAATGACCAGCTCTGGTGTCGCGAGCTGGAGTTCACCGCGCCCCCGCACGTGATCAGGCTCCAGGCAGACTTGTCTGTCTGGACCGCCCGAAGAGTCGTCAGGGCTGGTGGCCCGGACTTCCTGTCTGGGGGGCTGGCTACGATAGACTGCTATGCAGGGACCGGAATCTTACCCAGGATCTGGCGGATCGCGAGCTGAGCCCGCTGCCGCTGCCCTTCACGCAGCACGCCCCGACAGACGACGCGGTGCGCGAGGACCGGCACCGCCAGACGTTTCACATCATCCGGGACGACAAAATTCCGCCCGAGAATCAGGGCCAGGCTCTGGCAGGCGCGATACAGCGTCAGGGCGCCGCGGGTGCTGACGCCAAGCTGCAACTGCTCGTGCGATCGTGTGGCGGCGACAATGTCGAGCAGATAGTCGTTGATGGAATCGTCAACGCGAACCTCGCGCGCCTGCTGCTGCAGACCGCGCAACTGCTCCAGACTGATCACCGGCTGCAGCTTGTCGACAGGCTCGCCCGAGCGGTGCTGAGTAAGTACCGCTCGCTCGACGTCGCGAGCCGGGTATCCCAGTTCGACGCAGAGCATGAATCGATCGAGCTGATTCTCGGGCAGCGGATACGTCCCCTCATATTCGAACGGGTTCTGCGTCGCCAGCACGAAGAACGGGGCCTCGAGCTGGTGCGTCTGCCCTTCGATGGAGACCTGCCCTTCGCTCATCGCCTCCAGCAGAGCGCTCTGGGTTCGCGGAGTCGTCCGATTGATCTCGTCCGCCAGCAGGACGTGGGTGAAGATCGGTCCCCGGCGAAACTCAAAGTCCCCCAGATTCGGCAGGTAGACGCTCGATCCCAGAATGTCGCTGGGGAGCATGTCCGGCGTGAACTGCAGCCGCTTGAAATCGCAGTTGATGCTCCGGGCGATCGATTTGGCCAGCGACGTTTTCCCCACCCCCGGGACGTCCTCAACCAGAATGTGCCCCTCGGCGAGCAGTGCGACCAGCGTCAGTTGAATGGGTTCCGGCTTTCCCAGAACCGCCGAGCTGATATTGCGTTCCAACGCTGCGATCAACGAGTGCGCGTCCGACACGCTCAATCCTTGCTGCTGGCGGATGGGATCCCCCGGTCGGCTCGACGGAGCTCCGGAATCCATAGCGTCCGCAAATTGACGAGCAGACGCAACTGCTGGAACGTGGGGTTTTCACCATTCCGAAGTGGGCGCCCCGCAGGAACCACTGTTCATCCGGCAAGAATTCGGCGCGGAAATCCCACGTCCGAGGGTGGAAGTCTCACGTCCGAGGAAGAATGTCCCGCAGATTCCCCTCGATATTCCGACAAATCTCGTCGAGCGGCAGATCGTTGTCGTCCGTGCCGAACGGATCCTCAATTTCCACGCCGATCTCTTCGATTCCAAACAGCACGTAGGCCAGAAGCAGCGTTACAATGATCGTATCCCAGCCAAACTGGCTGACGAGCGCCAGCGGCAACGTAAAACAATACGCCATCAACGCCCGACGGAGATGCACCGCGTAAGCAAACGGCAGCGGGGTGGACCGGATTCGCTCACACCCCCCCAGATAGTCGATCAGCAGTTGGACGTTCTGATCGATCTGCGACTGCTGGATATCGCTGATCGCACCATCCGCCCGAGCGTCTTCGATCAGTGCGGTGATCCGACGGGCGACTGCCAGCGGCACGTGATCGGCCGCAACAACTGCGGCGACTTGATCGGGCGGCAATTCGTCCCGCAGATTCCCCAGTTCGCGACTTCCTCGCAACCGGTACATGGCAGACCAGGGAAATGCGATCGTCCACAGCAGGATCTGGCGGGCGAGATCGGGCCGTCCGACGATCCAGGTCGAGGAGAGGCGGGCAAGATTGCGGGTCTCGTTGACGATTCCGCCCCAGAACTTACGACCCTCCCAGAACCGGTCGTACGACGCATTCGTGCGGAAAACCAGCAGCAATCCCAGAGCCGCTCCGATCAGCGCGTGGGCCGTCTCCGGCACCGCCAGGTCGAACCACCCCTCCGGCAGCAGCATATGCAGGCTGACGACGATCACAGACCAGAGCACGCACAGGCTTACCCGGCCGAGGATCTCCCGGACCATCGAGCCTTCGACGTCAAACAGATGGTCGGTCCACCGGTGGGGGTCGTATTTCGTCATGGCGACGAGTTGTAGTCGGGGCCGGTCGATCAATCAATCGGCGAATCGCCGCACCATTCGACCAATTGGCGTTTCTCCCGCCGGAGTGTCTATAATCCAAGGTTGGCCAGGTCCCCCCGTTGCCCTCATTCTCCAGGACTCTGCCCCGCCGCATGGATACACCCGCGTCTGAACAGTCCTACGTTGTGCGCTACGGCAATACCCGGATTGTCGGAGAATTTGCAGCCCGCGGTCTGGGGATGCTCCCCCGCGGTGCGTCCGTCATCATTCGCAGCGATCGCGGCGCCGAATGGGGCACGGTCCTCTGCCCCGCGACCGAGCAGACGCGAACGTATCTGGGGGGCAAATTCGAACACGGTCGCGTCCTGCGCATTGCCACGCCCGAGGACGAAGTTCAGCGGGATCGCGTCGCCGATCTCGAACGGGACGAATTCGCGGCCTGCCGCGACCTCGTCAAAGAACGCAACCTGCAGATGCAGCTCGTCGACGTCGAACATATCTTCGGCGGCGAACGGCTGGTCTTTTACTACGTTGCCGAACAACGCATCGACTTCCGCGAGCTCGTGAAGGCTCTGGCCAAGACTCTGCAGATTCGGATTGAAATGCGGCAGATGGGCGTCCGCGACGAAGCCAAACTGCTCGCCGACTACGGGGACTGCGGCAAACCGGTCTGCTGCAATACCTTCCTGCGCGAAATGCCGCCTGTCTCGATGAAAATGGCCAAGCTGCAGAAGGCCACGCTCGACCCGAACAAGATCTCCGGCCGCTGCGGCCGCCTGAAATGCTGCCTGCGCTACGAATACGACACCTACGAAGATCATCGCAAGGAATTGCCCCCCGTCGGCGCGACCGTGCTCACCAAGCAGGGAACCGGTCGCGTGGTCGGCCAGGAACTACTCGCGAAAAAGCTGATGGTCGCCTACGAAGGGTCCCGCTACATCCTCACCAGTTTCGACGACGTAATCACGGTCGTCAGCACCCGGTCGGGCGGTTCGCAGAATCCGCCGCGTCAGGCCGGTGAAGGCGAACGCTCCGGTGATCAGCCCTCCGAGCCGCGCGAGGCTCGACCGCCGCGCCGCGAGAATGGCGACGGCCCGCGGCCGCCAGGCCCCGAAGGCCAGCGCGATCGCGCCGGCGGTCGTCCCCCCAGACCCCGTCCGCCGCGACGGAATGAGGAGCCTCGAACGGAAGGGGAAGCCCCGGTGCAACAACAAGCGCCGCCAGGATTGGCTGCGGACTCATCTCCCCCGCAGCCATCGCCCCCCCCTTCGCCCCCCGAACCCGAAGACGACTTCGGCGTGATGCCGGAATAGGGCGAAAAGCAGTGGGTGGTGGATCGTGGGTAGTGGTTGGTGAAGGCCGGCGGACCAGCAATTCACGTTTCATCACCCGGTTGGCGGCAGGGCCGCGGCATCATTTCAGCCGCCGGTAACCGGTGCCAGAGGGGCGATGACACCCCTCAAAAAAACAGAGCGGCCCGGTCCTTCCGAAGACCGGGCCGCCGAAAACCCCGCAGGTCGCCAATCCTTCAGCGAGTCGGCGAGGCAGTTCACATTTCCATTCGCACGTCACGCGACCGTCGGTCTTCAATTCCTGACGGCATCCCGCGGCCGGCGACTCGCATGGTCTAACCCATGCGAGTCCGCGCCCCCCCGTGCGGCTGGCATCACCTAGCTGCAGCCCTGGCTGGTGCCGCAGTTGTGGCAGAGGTAGCAGGCTCCGTTCCGGACGGTGATCGCGCCGCAA harbors:
- a CDS encoding AAA family ATPase; protein product: MSDAHSLIAALERNISSAVLGKPEPIQLTLVALLAEGHILVEDVPGVGKTSLAKSIARSINCDFKRLQFTPDMLPSDILGSSVYLPNLGDFEFRRGPIFTHVLLADEINRTTPRTQSALLEAMSEGQVSIEGQTHQLEAPFFVLATQNPFEYEGTYPLPENQLDRFMLCVELGYPARDVERAVLTQHRSGEPVDKLQPVISLEQLRGLQQQAREVRVDDSINDYLLDIVAATRSHEQLQLGVSTRGALTLYRACQSLALILGRNFVVPDDVKRLAVPVLAHRVVCRGVLREGQRQRAQLAIRQILGKIPVPA
- a CDS encoding bestrophin family protein, with amino-acid sequence MTKYDPHRWTDHLFDVEGSMVREILGRVSLCVLWSVIVVSLHMLLPEGWFDLAVPETAHALIGAALGLLLVFRTNASYDRFWEGRKFWGGIVNETRNLARLSSTWIVGRPDLARQILLWTIAFPWSAMYRLRGSRELGNLRDELPPDQVAAVVAADHVPLAVARRITALIEDARADGAISDIQQSQIDQNVQLLIDYLGGCERIRSTPLPFAYAVHLRRALMAYCFTLPLALVSQFGWDTIIVTLLLAYVLFGIEEIGVEIEDPFGTDDNDLPLDEICRNIEGNLRDILPRT
- a CDS encoding PSP1 domain-containing protein; the protein is MDTPASEQSYVVRYGNTRIVGEFAARGLGMLPRGASVIIRSDRGAEWGTVLCPATEQTRTYLGGKFEHGRVLRIATPEDEVQRDRVADLERDEFAACRDLVKERNLQMQLVDVEHIFGGERLVFYYVAEQRIDFRELVKALAKTLQIRIEMRQMGVRDEAKLLADYGDCGKPVCCNTFLREMPPVSMKMAKLQKATLDPNKISGRCGRLKCCLRYEYDTYEDHRKELPPVGATVLTKQGTGRVVGQELLAKKLMVAYEGSRYILTSFDDVITVVSTRSGGSQNPPRQAGEGERSGDQPSEPREARPPRRENGDGPRPPGPEGQRDRAGGRPPRPRPPRRNEEPRTEGEAPVQQQAPPGLAADSSPPQPSPPPSPPEPEDDFGVMPE